DNA from Oryzisolibacter sp. LB2S:
CGCACCGAGGCGCTGGAGCGCTTCTGGGCGCACACGGGCATGGAGATGCTGCGCCTGGCCGATGTGCTCGAGCGTCCGCCGGCGCCCAGTGTGCCGCAATCGCTATTGAAAAAATAGCTGTTGGCGCTTGCTTGCAAAGGGTTTGAGGTCGATTTGTTCAATATGGGAATTCTGTGCGCAAGCACATCCCGCTGATCCCTGCGCACGCGGAGGGCCACCGGTCGCTTTGGACCGTCATCCCCGCGAAAGCGGGGATCCAGGAGAGGCCCAAGGCGTTGATTGGTCGCGGCTGTGGATCCCCGCTTTCGCGGGGATGACGGGTACTTCAGGCCCCGCGGATATTTGAGGCCTTGAGGCTATTGCAGGCCATTTAGCCCTTGCCGGGATCGAGGGCCTTGCAGGCGACGAATGCCATGGCCAAGCCTTCAAGGCGGGCCATCACCGGCGCCCATGTTTCTTTGCAGAATCCCGCGCAGCATGGTGCGTAGCAGCGGCTGCAGGGCGTCGGTGGGGGCGGGCGGGGCCGCCAGCGCCGCGGCCAGGGCGTCCCAGTGGGCGGCGACCGTGCCCGTGACCTCCGCCTGCCAGTCCGCTGCCAGTGTCGTGGCCAGCTCGCTGGCCTCGGCGGCCGGCACGCGCCCCACGTGGGCCAGCACCAGGTAATGCGTGCAGGCGGTCTCCACCATGTGGCGCAGCAGCTCGTCGCTGCCGGTCTTTTGCGCGTCCTTCTTCTGCAGCGCGCGCATGGCCCAGGCCGTGGTGCCGCCCAGCAGCGCGCCCAGGGCCGTGCCCACGCCCAGGGTCAGCCCGCCTGTGCCCACGTCGATCATGGCGCCCACCTTGGCGCCGGCCGCGGCCCCGGCGGCGGCGCCGGCCGAGGTGCCCAGGGCCAGGGCCGTGCCGTCCTTGCCGTCACTGCCCTGGGCCGGCAGGGCGGCCGCGGGCGGCGGCAGCCGGCGGCTGGCATCGGCCGGCGGCAGGGCGTGGCCGTGCAGGACCTGCAGCGCGCCGTCCAGCGTCTGCAGCAGCTCGGCGTAGCGCGCCGCGCCCTCGGGGGCTTGCACCAGCGCGGCGCAGCCATGCAGGTGCTGGCCGAGCAGCCGCAGCGCGTCGGTGAACGTGGCCTCGTTGCGCGCCTGCAGGGCCTGGGTGATGCGCGCCAGGGCCTGCTGGCGTGCGGGCAGCAGCGTGGCCAGGCGCTCGGTCAGCGCGCCGTCCTGCGGCCAGCTGCGGCCCCAGTCGGTGCTGGCCAGGTGCAGCAGCGGGGCGCCCTGCCAGGCGGGCGGCAGCGGCGGCGTGGGGGCGTCGCCCCAGGCCACCACGGCGTCGACGGGCGCGGCCTGCTCGGCCGGCTCCAACAGGCGCAGCCTGTCGCCCTGGGGGCTGAGCAGGGCGCCATGCTCGGCGTGCAGCGCGAGCAGCGTGGCCAGCGGCTGGCGCAGCGCGGGCGTGGTGCAGGCCAGGCCTATGAGCAGATCGCCCGGCAGGGCCTGGCGCAGCTCGTCGAACTCGCCGGCCTCGGGGTCCAGCCGGCATGGGCCCGCCAGCCGCGCCTGGCGCCAGCCGGCCCAGGCCGCCAGCAGCAGCCGCGGCAGCACCACGAAGAGCGCCAGCAGCCCCACGTACATCCACACCCAGCGCGCGCCGGCCGCGCCCTCGCCGGCAAAGTTCTGCGTGGCCGCCACCTCCTGCAGCGAGAACGGCGCGAGGCCAAACAGCAGCGTGAG
Protein-coding regions in this window:
- a CDS encoding DUF2868 domain-containing protein, producing MHISLQELRDITLAQALAHADTERALVSQTEWDEITHRAVEAARERGVPRVGVADVVRERAAAVVARAAGRDATVAALRHAGAQGAWLARGLPLLALLLGLVLDRVANAHRVDLLSPPLLLVLGWNLVVYALLLWQGLRARRGAAAGGPLPPSALHQWLLRRQAHAGRGLPARIAADFVLRWARLMQARFAQQTAAVLHLCAAAWAAGIALSLLLRGLVVSYRFGWESTFLDANQVHAIVSLLFAPLTLLFGLAPFSLQEVAATQNFAGEGAAGARWVWMYVGLLALFVVLPRLLLAAWAGWRQARLAGPCRLDPEAGEFDELRQALPGDLLIGLACTTPALRQPLATLLALHAEHGALLSPQGDRLRLLEPAEQAAPVDAVVAWGDAPTPPLPPAWQGAPLLHLASTDWGRSWPQDGALTERLATLLPARQQALARITQALQARNEATFTDALRLLGQHLHGCAALVQAPEGAARYAELLQTLDGALQVLHGHALPPADASRRLPPPAAALPAQGSDGKDGTALALGTSAGAAAGAAAGAKVGAMIDVGTGGLTLGVGTALGALLGGTTAWAMRALQKKDAQKTGSDELLRHMVETACTHYLVLAHVGRVPAAEASELATTLAADWQAEVTGTVAAHWDALAAALAAPPAPTDALQPLLRTMLRGILQRNMGAGDGPP